The nucleotide window GTAAAGCTTTCCGTAACGAGATCGTAGCCCGTCAGTTTATTTTCCGTATGCGTGAATTTGAACAGATGGAAATGCAGTTCTTTGTACGCCCTGGCACACAACAGGAATGGTATGAGAAATGGAAGGAAGAGCGTATGCAGTGGCACCTGAGCCTCGGCACCGATCCAGCCAGATATCGCTTCAAAGACCACGCTAAACTGGCTCACTACGCCGATGCCGCGGTGGATATCGAATTCGAATTCCCATTCGGCTTCAAGGAACTGGAAGGTATCCACTCCCGTACTGACTTCGACCTGAAACAACACCAGGAATACAGCAGAAAGAAAATCCAGTATTTTGATACAGAGATCAACCAGAACTATGTGCCTTACGTGATAGAAACTTCTATCGGTCTGGACCGTATGTTCCTGCAGGTGATCTGCAATGCTTACGAAGAGCAGGACCTGAGCACCCCGGAAAAAGCAGACAGCCGTGTAGTATTGAAACTGCCCGCCAAACTGGCTCCGATCAAACTGGCTGTTTTCCCGTTAACTAAGAAAGATGGATTACCAGAAGCGGCACAACTGCTGATAAAAGAGTGCAAACAGTACTTCCACTGTTATTATGAAGAAAAGGATAGTATTGGTAAACGCTATCGCCGTCAGGATGCCATCGGTACGCCTTTCTGCGTAACAATAGACCACCAGACTAAAGAAGATGGTACTGTTACCATCCGTCACCGCGACAGCATGGAACAGGAACGCGTTCCGCTGACCGAGGTAAGGAATATTGTTATGAATAAGATCATGTAATACATTGTAACATATCCGGGCTACAGTCGTTAAACTTCGTATATATCCCCTACCCCTATGCATATACGAATATTAATGGCTGTAGCCTTTGTTTTTTGTTGTACTACCCTCTTTGCCCAGCGCAAAAAAACACCGCAACCCCGTTTCTCTGCTGACACCCTTGTAACAGCTGCTGCTGACGCCAGAATATGGCCACATGCACTGTATGGTAGCCTTTTCAGTCCTGCCTGCGGTTTCGGGCTCAACTATGATGTACGTTTTACCAGGCGCCGTACCGGTCTGGGTGCGCGCATGGGCATCGGTTTTGCTCCGGAGTACCGGGACAGCTGGGCTGACAAGCCAAGCCGTCCCCGCTGGAATGGCAGTGTAGAGGTGGATACAGGCCGGCACTACCTCTCTGTTCCCAACCGCCCCAGTATTTTCGGGGGCCTCAATTATGTAGTGGGGCAGCCGGATAAAAATTGTGCGGAACTGGGTGCTGGCATGACCTACCTGTTTGGCGATTCATTATGGTTTGAAGAAGGAGCCAGCGATCGCACCCTGGTGGGATGGACTGCCGCAGCATGGCGCCGGCATTTCAAGCGGCATTTTATGATGAAGATCGGGGGAATGCTGATGTTTTCGTCTAACCGGGTAACGCCCAATCTGGACCTGGGTTTTGGCTACTGCTGGTAAAACAGTTACCCGTACAGTTCCTGGTGAATATCTTTCCGGTCGTAGCCCATGGCGGTGATGCGTTGTTTGGCTTCATCAATCATCGCCTTCCAGCCGCATAGGTAAAAGTTGGCGGGTTTTTTCTCTCCGGCCAGTATCTCTTCGTAGATGCTGTGTACATACCCTTTGTGGCCGCTCCAGTCTTCCTGACGGCTCAGCGTAGGGAGGTAATGAAAACCAGGCAATTGAGCTTCCAGCTGCCGCATTTCTTCAGCATACAGCAGGTCCTCTTCATAACGGCAACCGAAAATAAGATGTATTTCTGGATGTGGCAGCTGGTGCAGGAGAATGTGCTGGACCATAGACCGGAAAGGGGCTATGCCCGTGCCTGTACAGATGAGGAACAGGTCTTTCTCCATGTTTTCCGGCAGTGTGAATACGCCCAGGGGCCCACGTAGCTGCAGTGTGCTTCCTTCTTTGATCTCATTGAAAAGATAGGTGCTGCCCAACCCGCCTTCCAGTAATACGATTACCAGCTCAAATTCATTAGTGCCATCCGGGTGCGAGGCAATGGAATAACTACGCCATCGTTTGTTCTTTTTTTCGTGGATGGGGAGGTCGAGGGTAACAAACTGTCCCGGCTTGAAATTAAAGCTTTCCAGCTCGGGCACACGGACCCAGAACCGCCGGGTATTGGGTGTTTCATCTACCAGCCGGGTAACAATGCCTGTATGCCATATCTCCTGCATGGAAAAATGATTTTGGTGTCATTGAATATAACAAAACATTTTGGCATTTTATCATTTGAATATTTCCCCATTTAGGAACCCACAAGGGTCCAAAACCCAATAGTTAAATTTCTAAATAACCAAATAAACAAATGTTCGTATCTTTGCCACCTTCATGAATTTACAGGCTGTATTACAATTATATCAACGTGATGCTCGCCTGCAGTCGCTGGTGAAAGGCATTCAATCGCCCACCCCACAATACTTTCAGCTTTCTTCCCTCAGTGGGAGTGCAATAAATTTTGTGGCAGTTACCGCCTGGGCTAATGCAGATGCGAACCATCTCTTTATTTTGAATGATAAAGAGGAGGCAGCCTATTTCCAGAACGATCTGGAAAGTCTCAGCCAGGCGCTGGATATCTTCTACTTCCCCGACTCTTTCAAAAAAACCGGACAGTTCCAGGAGCTCAACAGCAGCCACAGTATGCTGCGCACGGAAGCGCTCATGAAGTTCTCCGGTGATACTGTACGGAAGAAAATACTGGTCACCTATCCCGAAGCACTCTGGGAGAAAGTGGCCGGCAGCAAGGCTTTCAGTACCAACATGGTTCAGCTGAAAGTAGGTGATGTACTGAAAGTAGATCCCCTGCTGGAGAAAATGGTGGCCTGGGGCTTTGAACATACCGATTTTGTGTATGAACCCGGCCAGTACGCACTGAGAGGTGGTATCCTCGATATCTACTCTTTCGGTAATGAAAAACCTTACCGTATCGAACTTTTCGGGGAAGATATCGACTCCATCCGCCTCTTCGATCCGGAAAGCCAGCTGAGTGAGCGTAAACTTACACAGGTGACGCTCATCGCCAATATGGACACCCATACGGTTGACCATATGAAAACATCACTGGTGGAGTTTCTGCCCGCCAATACCATCGTATGGATGAAAGACCCGGCCTATATCCGGGATGTGGTGGAACAGATGGAACAACGACTGGACGACTGGTTACAAACCGGTCAGAAGGTAAAGGTGAACGATGATGAAGATATGACGCTCAACAGCGACGACTTCGAAAAAGCAGCCCCACTGATGGAACAGCTGCTGCAAAAGACCACCATCGTTTTCGGCAACAAAGAATATCTCCCGGAAAATGGTATCCAACCGGAAACCATTACCTTTGATACCCAGGAACAACCGGTGTTTAACCGGCAGTTCGACCTGCTCCTCAAAGACCTCGGCCAGCACAACAATAGCAAATACTCCCTCTTCATATTCGCAGATAACCCGCGCCAGCTCGAACGCCTGCGCAGTATCTTCGAAGACCTGAAAGCAGACTTCGTCTTCTTCCCTATCCCCGTGGCTATCAGCAACGGGTATATCGATCATTCCCTGAAACTGGTATGTTATACAGACCACCAGATATTCCAGCGTTTCCACAAGTCAAGGGTAAAACAGGCCTACAACAAAAACAAGGCTATTACCATGAAGACCTTGCGGGAACTGCAGCCTGGCGACTATGTAACACATATCGATCACGGTGTGGGCGTATACAGCGGATTACAGAAGATTGAATCGGGCGGGAAGATGCAGGAAGCCATCCGTATTATTTACAAAAACAACGACCTGTTGTATGTAAATATCAACTCCCTGCACAAGATCAGCAAATACACCGGCAAGGAAGGCGTAGAGCCCCGTGTCAACAAACTGGGCAGCGATGCCTGGGACAAGCTGAAGGAAAAAGCCAAAACACAGGTAAAAGATATCGCCAAAGACCTGATACAGCTGTACGCCGTGCGTAAAGCCCAGCAGGGATTTGCACACAGTCCGGATACTTACCTGCAAACAGAGCTGGAAGCCTCCTTCATCTATGAGGATACACCTGATCAGAGCAAGGCCACGGCCGACGTGAAAAGGGATATGGAAGGCCCCGCTCCTATGGACCGCCTCGTTTGCGGTGACGTGGGCTTCGGTAAAACGGAAGTAGCCATCCGCGCTGCCTTCAAATCCATCGTAGATGGAAAACAGGCTGCTATACTGGTACCTACCACCATCCTGGCCTTCCAGCACTACAAAACGTTTTCAGAGCGTCTCAAGGATTTCCCCTGCACAGTAGATTATATCAACAGGTTTAAATCTTCCAAGGAAAAGAAGGAAACACTCCAACGTCTGCAGGAAGGGAAAATCGATATTATCATCGGTACCCATGCCCTGCTGAGCAAAGATGTGAAGTTCAAAGACCTGGGCGTACTGATTGTAGACGAAGAACAGAAATTCGGTGTTTCCGCCAAAGAAAAGCTCAAACAGTTTAAGCATAACGTAGATACCCTCACACTAACAGCAACGCCTATACCGCGTACGCTGCAGTTTTCGTTGATGGGTGCCCGTGACCTTTCCATTATCAATACGCCGCCGCCTAACCGCCAGCCTATTGATACGGAAGTACAGGTCTTCAACCAGGACGCTATCCGTGAAGCGATCTACTATGAAACGGAAAGAGGTGGACAGGTTTACTTTGTGCACAATCGTGTTAAAGGTCTCGCCGAAATGGCCGGCCTCATACAGGGTCTGTGTCCCGATCTGTCTATCGCCACGGCCCATGGCCAGCTCGAAGGACACCATCTGGAAGAAGTAGTGCTGGATTTCATCGACCGTAAATATGATGTACTGGTATGTACCAATATCGTGGAAAGCGGTGTGGACATTCCCAACGCCAATACCATCATCATTAACAATGCCCACCATTTCGGACTGAGCGATCTGCACCAGCTCCGTGGCCGCGTAGGACGTAGCAACAAAAAAGCGTTTTGCTACCTGCTTGCTCCGCCTATGAGCACGCTCACTGCTGACAGCCGTAAACGCCTGCAAACACTGGAGCAACACAGTGAACTGGGCAGCGGTTTCCAGATCGCTATGCGCGACCTCGATATCCGTGGTGCCGGTAACCTGCTGGGGGGTGAACAAAGCGGATTCATGGCGGAAATAGGTTTCGATATGTACCAGAAAATCCTGGACGAAGCTATCCGTGAACTGAAACAGAACGAATTCCGCGACCTCTTTAAAGAACAGCTGGAAGAGAAAAAGGATTTCGTCAACGACTGTACCATCGATACAGACCTCGAAATTCTTATCCCTGATACTTATATAGAAAGCATCCAGGAGCGTCTTAACCTGTACCAGGAACTGGACAATATCACAGAAGACAGCATCCTGCAGCACTTCGAGAAAGCACTGGTAGACCGCTTTGGGCAGCTGCCTGAGCCGGTAAAAGACCTGCTCACCATGATCCGCTGCCGCTGGATGGCTATCCAGCTGGGCTTCGAGAAAATGATGCTCAAGGAAGAAAACTTACGCTGCTATTTTATCAATAACCCGGATTCCCCTTATTTCGAATCTCCCACGTTCCACCATATATTAACGTATATACAAACCCGTGTGAATAACGCCAAACTCAAACAGGTGGGCAAAAACTTCATGCTGGTAGTAAACCGTATCCGTAATATGGACGATCTCTATGCTTTCCTCAAAGGCATAACCGACAGCCGTAAATAATTTTTTGTAACAATTTTTGTGTGTAATCGTTTCATTTACAAAGTGAAATAGATTGCTTTTATTGCCATTTGATGAGGATGGAAATTTTTTTTCATCGCTTTTATGGAAACCTTTATTTCCTCCGCATCATGAGGGTGTTAAAAGCAACGAAAACAAATTTTTTAAATAGAAAAACAAAGACACATGAAAAAGGTAATGTTATTAGCCGCTGGATTATTCTTAACTCTGAGCACTTTCGCCCAACAGGCCGACAATAAACAAGTTAAAAAAATTGAGGTCAACGGTTCTGCAGAAATGATCATCACTCCGGATGAAATCTATTTCGATATCACACTGAAAGAATATGTAAAAAGCAAAAACAAAGTAGACATCACTACGCTGGAAAAACAACTGGAAAAAGCAGTTGCTGATGCAGGTCTGCCAAAGGAAAGCCTCACCATTGAAAATATAAACAGCTTTAACTATGAGATCATCCGTAAGAAAAAAGATCCCATGGAATTTATGGCCCGCAAACAATATCGTCTTAAACTCAACAAACTGGATAAAATTAACAGCATCCTCGGTGCAGTAGATGCAGAAGGTATTGAGAGTACCCGTATCGCTTCCTATACTTCCAGCAAAATGGAGCAATACCGTAAGGAAGTAAAGATCAAAGCCATGCAGGCTGCCAAAGCAAAAGCTGAATATATGCTGGCTGCTATCGGTAATACACTCGACGGTATCATCGAAGTACAGGAAATAAGCACCGACAACTTCACTGATTTCCGCCCGCAAATGCAGACTAACGTTGTTATGTACAAATCTGCTGATGCAGCCGGTGAAAATTATTCTTCCGACATCGAATTCAAAACCATCAAAATCCGCGCTGAAGTAAGAACTACTTTCGGCATCAAATAAACTAACCCCATAAAACAAAAGGGGCCGTCTCAAAACAAGAGACGGCTTCTTTTTTATAAATTCCGGTTGTTATAATGATTCTCCAGTTTCCATTTTTAGAAGTGAAGGGTTAACCTGATTTTATGCTGTTTTCTTTCTAAGATTGTGTGCCATAGCCATTAATCCCATTTCGATTGACACTTTATCCATCCCTTTTAGCATAAATCTTTTAAAGCCATGATTATGCTTAATATTTGCGAAGACAGATTCCACGTCATGGCAACGTTGTTTACGCTTCTGTATTCCTTTTCTTCCTTTTAATCGTTTGTCAGCCAGCTCCTTAAGACGATTTAGATTATGATTTACTTCTATGATGCGATTTGTTTGTTGATCATGACACATCTGCCGTAATGTACATCCTTCGCATGTTCTGGCTTGATAAGTAGTTATTGTTTGCCCGTACCCGTTTTTAGTTGTTTTTGGGAACGTACTTTTTCTACGCATTCGCTGGCCGGCAGGGCAGATATAGTGGTCCTTTTCAGCATTGTAGGGTAGGTTTTGGGCCTTGAACATTTCCCTGGTTTTAGTTGACCGGTGCTGGTTGCGATCGAAGGAAGCATGCTTAACATAAGCCGTAATTCTCCTGTTTTCCAACCATTGATAGTTCTGTTCGCTGCCATACCCTGCATCCGCTGTAATATTGGCGGGCACTCGTTTATATAACCGTATATACTGCAGGAGATGACTGATTAAAGTTGATGTATCCGTGGACTGCTGATGAAGGCTGTAATTGACGATGTATTGATTATTAGTACTTATCTGGAGATTATAAGCTGGTTTAAGCTGACCATTCTTCATATGATCTTCCTTCATACGCATAAAGGTAGCGGCGGGATCTGTTTTGCTATAGCTATTGCGGTTAGAGCCTATTATTTGTTCCTGTTGCTCATACTTATCCAACGCTGAAGGCCAGTTACGGTGAGCATATCCCAGCTTTTGTCTGATCCGCTTGTCTATGGGTTTTTCTTTGAGGGCGTCATTGATGGCCGCTATTGTTTTACTGACTTTTTCACTGTCGATTTTGTCATATCCGGATGGGTCCGTATCATCACCCAATTCTGAAGCTGCCACTGATTGTGCATATTTCCACAAGTCATTAAGCTGCTGTTTTATTTTTTCTTTACTGTACTTAATGCCATTGCTCCATACAAAACTGTAGCGATTTGCCTGCGATTCTATCTTTGTCCCGTCAGTGTACAGTTCTTTTATGTTCAGTAAGCCTTCTTCGCATAACAACAATACCACCTGGGTGAATATAGGTTGTAATACCTTTTGCAAGCGTTCACCACGGAACCTGTTGATCGTATTATGATCGGGTTTACTCATACCACTAAGCCACATAAAGTGGATGTTCTGGCCTAGTGCCTCCTCTATTTTACGGCTACTGTAAATGTTATTTATATAAGCGTAAATAAGGACTTTCAATAACATCCTGGGATGGTAACTGCTGGTTCCTCCTGCTTTATAACGCTTCAGCAATAAAGTTATATCGATCTTTTCTATTACGTCATCCACCACACGAACTGGGTGATTCTCGGCTATCAGATCCCCAATCTCGGGAGGGAAAAGCATAGCCTGGTGCTGCTGATTGGCTTTAAAGACTACTGATAGTGTTTTTCCTTTGGGCATACTATAAAAACGGAAAAAGCTACCCCGCAGATTTCCCCCCCCAAAAAAAAAGAAGGGAGTGTCTTTTGAGACACCCCCTTTTGTTTTACGAAGCTTTATGTTAGAAGCTGTATCTCAGACCGATCTGCATCTGGTAACGGGATCCAAAGAAATCTTTGGAATAAGAAGAAGTCGGAGTATCGAATTTGTAAGTAGGATAGTTGTTCACAACTTTTCCGGTTGGTGTCAGACCAACGCTGGCAGAAGAGTTGAAGGTATTTGGTGAGAAGTACTGAATACCCCAGTCTTTGTTCAGCAGGTTGGTAACGTTCACGATATCGTAAGTGAGTGTGAGCGTGTGCATGGTTTTACGAGGCTTGAAGTTGAAATCCTGGCTGAAGCGGAAGTCTGCCTGTGTGTTCCATGGTGTGCGGCCACCGTTACGTTCAGTGAACTCACCTTTGCGGCCGTTCAGGTATTTGTTGCCGTCTACATAGGTCATGAAGTCAGCAGCCTGTTGTGCAGCAGTTTTACCACCGGCGATGTCAGTGAAGAAGTTGGTAGCTTCAGCAACATCTTTCGGGATGTAAGCCAGGCTCACCTGCTGTGGTGTACCCTGGATAGTGGCGTTTACGAAACCGTAAGTATATGGTAAACCGGAAGAAGTGTTAAAGAAGGCAGAGAAGTTGGAAACCCATTTGCCTTTAGTTCCCCAGTCCTGTTTGTAGCCAACAGTAGCTACGATACGGTGACGGATATCGAAGTTGGAGTAAGCCAGACCTGGATTGTTTGGATTCAGTGCCTGGTTCAGCTGCCAGTTAGACTCCATAGAGTTACGGATACCGTTGGTGAGATCTTTAGCCTGTCCGTAAGTATAGGCAGTCATGAAGTTCAGACCAAATGGGAAGGATTTGGAAATCTGACCGGTGATGCTGTAACGGTAACCTTTGTCGGTGTTAGACAGCAGGTAAGCGTTGGTGTACAGCGGATTGATTTTTTTACCGGAGAAGATAGGTTGTTGTTTGTTTACATCATATGCGTAGTAGGTAGGATTGTCTACCAGGTTGATCTGCTGGAACATCAGGTCTTTCACTACTTTAGTGTAGATACCTTCGATGCTGAATTTCCATTGGTCACGGGTGTTGTATTCCAGTGCCAGGCTGCTTCTCCATACCTGTGGCATTTTGAAGTTGTTGTCGATCAGGTCTACCTGGGTAGCGCCTGCAGGATCGTTTACTTTTACACCATTCTGGGCTGCGAAATCAGCGATACCATTGGGAGATGGTTTAGCAGCAGGCAGCGGGCCGTTAACAAACGGTGTAGAGGATTTCTGGTCGTAAGCACCATAGGTAACACCGTTGTTGTAGTAAGCATAACCTAACCATGCGAAAGGAATACGGCCGGTGAAGAGGCCGGTACCACCGCGGAGTACGAGGCTGTTATCACCTTTGATATCATAGTTGAAGCCTAAGCGCGGAGATATCTGTACATTATTCAGGAAGCTGTTTTTGATATCCTGAGGTTTGGTGTAGGTGTAGGTAGTACCGTAGTTTGCATCAACCGGAGCTTTAGTGGTTTTGTCGCTCAGCGGCTGTTTGTTAGGAATACCGGTATAGTCTAAACGGATACCTGGAGTGATTTTGAAGCGGTCAGTGATTTGGATTTCATCCTGTCCGTACAGGCTCAGCAGGTTTACTTTGAACTGTGCCGGAGGATTGTTCCAGATATAGTCGCGGGAGTTGTTGGCGTAGTTGTAGTTACCACGTACGCGGCTTGGATTGTTAGCGAGGAAGTCTTCTACGCTGTTGTAGTCCAGACGGCCGTTCCAGGAGTTTACAAAACCATAGGTGATGTTGTAGAACTCGTTGTGTGTACCTACAGTGATGGTATGGTTACCTTTGAAGATGGTCACGTTGTCGGTGATTTCGAAGGTTTTTTGTTTCATGTTGAAGATACTGGCTTCGCGGTCAGTACCCAGGAAGATGGTAGAACCAGGAGTGCGGCCTTTGATCTGGATCTGCGGAGTAGCAGGATCAGACAACGGACTTCTGTAATCGTGGATATTGGAATAACCCAGGATTAAGCTGTTGGAGAGGTTGTTGTTGAAATTGCTTTTCAGCTCTGCTACAGTAGAAGACTGGTTGTTCACCTGTTTGAAGTCGATGCCTTGGAAACGGAAGTTC belongs to Chitinophaga sp. HK235 and includes:
- a CDS encoding glycine--tRNA ligase codes for the protein MSTDQNKFQAIISHCKEYGFVFPSSEIYDGLSAVYDYGQYGAELKKNIKDYWWKSMTQLHENIVGLDAAIFMHPTIWKASGHVDNFSDPMIDNKDSNKRYRVDHLLEAFAETLPEAEGNALLAKMDELLKENDFAGLKTLIEDNKIKCSVSGTCNWTEVRQFNLMFSTQLGSVTDEANEIYLRPETAQGIFVNFLNVQKTGRMKVPFGIAQIGKAFRNEIVARQFIFRMREFEQMEMQFFVRPGTQQEWYEKWKEERMQWHLSLGTDPARYRFKDHAKLAHYADAAVDIEFEFPFGFKELEGIHSRTDFDLKQHQEYSRKKIQYFDTEINQNYVPYVIETSIGLDRMFLQVICNAYEEQDLSTPEKADSRVVLKLPAKLAPIKLAVFPLTKKDGLPEAAQLLIKECKQYFHCYYEEKDSIGKRYRRQDAIGTPFCVTIDHQTKEDGTVTIRHRDSMEQERVPLTEVRNIVMNKIM
- a CDS encoding ferredoxin--NADP reductase, with translation MQEIWHTGIVTRLVDETPNTRRFWVRVPELESFNFKPGQFVTLDLPIHEKKNKRWRSYSIASHPDGTNEFELVIVLLEGGLGSTYLFNEIKEGSTLQLRGPLGVFTLPENMEKDLFLICTGTGIAPFRSMVQHILLHQLPHPEIHLIFGCRYEEDLLYAEEMRQLEAQLPGFHYLPTLSRQEDWSGHKGYVHSIYEEILAGEKKPANFYLCGWKAMIDEAKQRITAMGYDRKDIHQELYG
- the mfd gene encoding transcription-repair coupling factor; the encoded protein is MNLQAVLQLYQRDARLQSLVKGIQSPTPQYFQLSSLSGSAINFVAVTAWANADANHLFILNDKEEAAYFQNDLESLSQALDIFYFPDSFKKTGQFQELNSSHSMLRTEALMKFSGDTVRKKILVTYPEALWEKVAGSKAFSTNMVQLKVGDVLKVDPLLEKMVAWGFEHTDFVYEPGQYALRGGILDIYSFGNEKPYRIELFGEDIDSIRLFDPESQLSERKLTQVTLIANMDTHTVDHMKTSLVEFLPANTIVWMKDPAYIRDVVEQMEQRLDDWLQTGQKVKVNDDEDMTLNSDDFEKAAPLMEQLLQKTTIVFGNKEYLPENGIQPETITFDTQEQPVFNRQFDLLLKDLGQHNNSKYSLFIFADNPRQLERLRSIFEDLKADFVFFPIPVAISNGYIDHSLKLVCYTDHQIFQRFHKSRVKQAYNKNKAITMKTLRELQPGDYVTHIDHGVGVYSGLQKIESGGKMQEAIRIIYKNNDLLYVNINSLHKISKYTGKEGVEPRVNKLGSDAWDKLKEKAKTQVKDIAKDLIQLYAVRKAQQGFAHSPDTYLQTELEASFIYEDTPDQSKATADVKRDMEGPAPMDRLVCGDVGFGKTEVAIRAAFKSIVDGKQAAILVPTTILAFQHYKTFSERLKDFPCTVDYINRFKSSKEKKETLQRLQEGKIDIIIGTHALLSKDVKFKDLGVLIVDEEQKFGVSAKEKLKQFKHNVDTLTLTATPIPRTLQFSLMGARDLSIINTPPPNRQPIDTEVQVFNQDAIREAIYYETERGGQVYFVHNRVKGLAEMAGLIQGLCPDLSIATAHGQLEGHHLEEVVLDFIDRKYDVLVCTNIVESGVDIPNANTIIINNAHHFGLSDLHQLRGRVGRSNKKAFCYLLAPPMSTLTADSRKRLQTLEQHSELGSGFQIAMRDLDIRGAGNLLGGEQSGFMAEIGFDMYQKILDEAIRELKQNEFRDLFKEQLEEKKDFVNDCTIDTDLEILIPDTYIESIQERLNLYQELDNITEDSILQHFEKALVDRFGQLPEPVKDLLTMIRCRWMAIQLGFEKMMLKEENLRCYFINNPDSPYFESPTFHHILTYIQTRVNNAKLKQVGKNFMLVVNRIRNMDDLYAFLKGITDSRK
- a CDS encoding SIMPL domain-containing protein, translated to MKKVMLLAAGLFLTLSTFAQQADNKQVKKIEVNGSAEMIITPDEIYFDITLKEYVKSKNKVDITTLEKQLEKAVADAGLPKESLTIENINSFNYEIIRKKKDPMEFMARKQYRLKLNKLDKINSILGAVDAEGIESTRIASYTSSKMEQYRKEVKIKAMQAAKAKAEYMLAAIGNTLDGIIEVQEISTDNFTDFRPQMQTNVVMYKSADAAGENYSSDIEFKTIKIRAEVRTTFGIK
- a CDS encoding IS1182 family transposase, producing the protein MPKGKTLSVVFKANQQHQAMLFPPEIGDLIAENHPVRVVDDVIEKIDITLLLKRYKAGGTSSYHPRMLLKVLIYAYINNIYSSRKIEEALGQNIHFMWLSGMSKPDHNTINRFRGERLQKVLQPIFTQVVLLLCEEGLLNIKELYTDGTKIESQANRYSFVWSNGIKYSKEKIKQQLNDLWKYAQSVAASELGDDTDPSGYDKIDSEKVSKTIAAINDALKEKPIDKRIRQKLGYAHRNWPSALDKYEQQEQIIGSNRNSYSKTDPAATFMRMKEDHMKNGQLKPAYNLQISTNNQYIVNYSLHQQSTDTSTLISHLLQYIRLYKRVPANITADAGYGSEQNYQWLENRRITAYVKHASFDRNQHRSTKTREMFKAQNLPYNAEKDHYICPAGQRMRRKSTFPKTTKNGYGQTITTYQARTCEGCTLRQMCHDQQTNRIIEVNHNLNRLKELADKRLKGRKGIQKRKQRCHDVESVFANIKHNHGFKRFMLKGMDKVSIEMGLMAMAHNLRKKTA
- a CDS encoding carboxypeptidase regulatory-like domain-containing protein; the protein is MKSIVTLLASILVILFCNSAQAQITTSIVTGKVSDPSGQAIPGVTVVVVNTSTGIKNGTQTNGDGRYIVPNLNPGGPYTITVSFIGYKKEVKENVNLGLGSISYNFKLQEESTALSEIVVTGNTGSKTGGTKIGQEQIKSLPTLSRSLQDLTKVTPQSNNNSFLGTNYRYNNVTVDGAINNDAIGFSPSLGGQSATSGQPGSSTRTNPVSLDAIQDVQVLLAPFDVKVGNFLGGSVNAVTRSGTNEVHGSVYGYGRNASMIGKNKIGDGSKLPSDFHEYQSGVRVGFPIIKNKLFFFTNEEVTRRVDPVILAAGSADGGGVLTEKDANDITALMKSYGVDIGTAGNTSIYSNSNKFFNRIDWHINSKHQLSVRNNTITSEATNLERDQQNFRFQGIDFKQVNNQSSTVAELKSNFNNNLSNSLILGYSNIHDYRSPLSDPATPQIQIKGRTPGSTIFLGTDREASIFNMKQKTFEITDNVTIFKGNHTITVGTHNEFYNITYGFVNSWNGRLDYNSVEDFLANNPSRVRGNYNYANNSRDYIWNNPPAQFKVNLLSLYGQDEIQITDRFKITPGIRLDYTGIPNKQPLSDKTTKAPVDANYGTTYTYTKPQDIKNSFLNNVQISPRLGFNYDIKGDNSLVLRGGTGLFTGRIPFAWLGYAYYNNGVTYGAYDQKSSTPFVNGPLPAAKPSPNGIADFAAQNGVKVNDPAGATQVDLIDNNFKMPQVWRSSLALEYNTRDQWKFSIEGIYTKVVKDLMFQQINLVDNPTYYAYDVNKQQPIFSGKKINPLYTNAYLLSNTDKGYRYSITGQISKSFPFGLNFMTAYTYGQAKDLTNGIRNSMESNWQLNQALNPNNPGLAYSNFDIRHRIVATVGYKQDWGTKGKWVSNFSAFFNTSSGLPYTYGFVNATIQGTPQQVSLAYIPKDVAEATNFFTDIAGGKTAAQQAADFMTYVDGNKYLNGRKGEFTERNGGRTPWNTQADFRFSQDFNFKPRKTMHTLTLTYDIVNVTNLLNKDWGIQYFSPNTFNSSASVGLTPTGKVVNNYPTYKFDTPTSSYSKDFFGSRYQMQIGLRYSF